The following proteins come from a genomic window of Trinickia caryophylli:
- a CDS encoding isoaspartyl peptidase/L-asparaginase family protein, translating into MKRRPVLAIHGGAGTIVRHAMTDEAERAYLTALGDVLRAGEQLLARGGSALDAVCLAVRLLEDCPLFNAGRGAVYTAAGTHELDAAIMDGRTLAAGAVCGVTRAKNPILAARRVLEASEHVMFAGPGADAFVQAQGLECVEPAYFGTEARYVQWLNARHAGRTMLDHDAARAAAQDPGAPEACAPIDPDRKLGTVGAVALDADGHLAAATSTGGMTNKQPGRVGDSPIIGAGCYANDATCAVSTTGTGETFMRLVAAHDVSARMAYGGATLAAAAETVVMERLAPIGGSGGLVAVDADGNVALPFNTEGMYRGFVRAGDGPSIAIYRTPRAGAAF; encoded by the coding sequence ATGAAGCGCCGCCCCGTTCTCGCGATACACGGCGGCGCCGGCACGATCGTCCGGCACGCGATGACCGATGAAGCCGAGCGCGCTTATCTGACGGCGCTCGGCGATGTCCTCCGGGCCGGCGAGCAATTGCTCGCGCGAGGTGGCAGCGCACTCGACGCAGTCTGCCTCGCGGTGCGTCTGCTCGAGGACTGTCCGCTCTTCAATGCGGGCCGCGGCGCCGTTTACACCGCGGCCGGCACGCACGAACTCGACGCCGCGATCATGGATGGCCGCACGCTCGCGGCGGGTGCCGTATGCGGCGTCACACGTGCAAAAAATCCGATCCTCGCGGCGCGGCGCGTGCTCGAAGCGAGCGAACACGTCATGTTTGCCGGGCCGGGGGCCGATGCGTTCGTCCAGGCCCAGGGGCTCGAATGCGTGGAGCCCGCTTATTTCGGCACCGAGGCGCGCTACGTGCAATGGCTGAACGCACGCCATGCCGGCCGGACGATGCTCGACCACGACGCGGCCCGCGCGGCGGCACAAGATCCGGGTGCACCCGAGGCGTGCGCGCCGATCGATCCCGACCGCAAGCTCGGTACCGTGGGCGCCGTCGCACTCGATGCCGACGGGCACCTCGCCGCCGCCACGTCGACGGGCGGCATGACCAACAAGCAGCCCGGCCGCGTCGGCGACTCTCCGATCATCGGCGCCGGCTGCTATGCAAACGATGCGACCTGCGCCGTCTCGACGACGGGCACGGGCGAGACGTTCATGCGTCTCGTCGCCGCGCACGACGTGAGCGCGCGGATGGCCTATGGCGGCGCCACGCTGGCCGCCGCCGCCGAGACGGTCGTCATGGAGCGGCTCGCGCCGATCGGCGGCAGCGGCGGGCTCGTTGCGGTCGATGCGGATGGCAACGTCGCCCTGCCGTTCAATACCGAAGGCATGTACCGGGGTTTCGTACGCGCGGGCGATGGCCCGAGCATCGCGATTTACCGCACGCCTCGCGCCGGCGCAGCATTTTGA
- a CDS encoding MurR/RpiR family transcriptional regulator, with protein sequence MTKALPQPRETPETTISARIAAAIPALTPVHRRMAEYVHANPYRAATMRIDELASAVGASVASANRFARTLGFDGYPAFREALVRGFEATLAHVERLRTAQESPTARGEVFDRSLDQTIVNLHATRDAIDAANAEAAVSAILKARRVYVLGLGTSGFLAGLMEYNLAPYHEGVESLAQIGGVTHAARHLGRATANDLLVAIAFPRYINDTIVLASRAADLGVPVLALTDSAESPLARIAGLTLIVRAERHLGANCDAAVLAAIEALVDAVAHRSKRAVMAAAEMTEFVHPWLASPPRSAQIATANASKRRTRSARGTGKKV encoded by the coding sequence ATGACGAAAGCGCTCCCGCAGCCCCGGGAAACCCCCGAAACGACGATCTCGGCGCGAATCGCCGCCGCCATTCCAGCGCTGACGCCCGTGCATCGGCGTATGGCGGAATACGTGCATGCGAACCCTTACCGCGCGGCCACGATGCGCATCGACGAACTCGCCAGCGCCGTCGGCGCATCGGTGGCCAGCGCCAATCGGTTCGCGCGCACGCTCGGCTTCGACGGGTATCCGGCCTTTCGCGAAGCGCTCGTCCGCGGATTCGAAGCGACGCTCGCGCACGTCGAACGGCTGCGTACGGCGCAGGAATCGCCTACGGCACGCGGCGAGGTGTTCGACCGCTCTCTCGATCAGACCATCGTCAATCTGCACGCCACGCGCGACGCAATCGATGCGGCCAACGCGGAGGCAGCCGTCAGCGCCATCCTGAAGGCGCGCCGCGTTTACGTGCTCGGGCTTGGCACGAGCGGCTTTTTGGCCGGGCTCATGGAGTACAACCTCGCGCCGTATCACGAAGGCGTGGAGTCGCTTGCGCAAATCGGCGGCGTAACGCATGCGGCCCGGCATCTCGGGCGCGCCACCGCGAACGACCTGCTCGTCGCGATCGCCTTCCCGCGCTATATCAACGACACGATCGTTCTCGCTTCGCGCGCCGCCGATCTCGGCGTGCCCGTGCTCGCGCTGACCGACAGCGCCGAATCCCCGCTCGCGCGCATTGCCGGACTGACCCTGATCGTGCGTGCGGAGCGTCATCTTGGCGCGAACTGCGATGCGGCCGTGCTCGCCGCGATCGAAGCACTCGTCGACGCCGTCGCGCATCGATCGAAGCGCGCTGTCATGGCAGCCGCCGAAATGACCGAGTTCGTCCATCCGTGGCTGGCGAGTCCGCCACGGAGCGCGCAGATCGCCACCGCCAATGCCTCCAAACGACGCACGCGCAGTGCACGCGGCACAGGGAAGAAAGTATGA
- a CDS encoding DeoR/GlpR family DNA-binding transcription regulator, whose translation MKVARRREAMLQAVLSGMTEVSALCEHFGISEVTVRRDLRALADERLILRTYGGAASVAAHVPEESLDERSHSFRAEKEAIGRAAARHVAEGDTIFLDSGTTTAALARALHSRRDIHVVTNNLLVVQTLAGSGVPLTLLGGEVREPSMSTLGPLAQLMLTRISVDKAFVGADGVVPGRGLCEATADQAWLKECLMRQAAQVYVLATSDKLNRSSQQHWAPIDGPWRLITDADAAHAGLRAFEAVPAVTIESVRARKGEAA comes from the coding sequence ATGAAAGTTGCACGCCGCCGCGAAGCGATGCTTCAGGCTGTTTTGTCCGGCATGACCGAGGTCTCGGCGCTCTGCGAGCACTTCGGCATTTCGGAAGTGACCGTGCGGCGCGACCTTCGCGCACTGGCCGACGAGCGCTTGATTCTACGCACTTATGGCGGCGCCGCCTCGGTCGCCGCACATGTGCCCGAAGAGTCGCTGGACGAGCGCAGCCACAGCTTTCGCGCCGAAAAGGAGGCGATCGGCCGCGCGGCGGCGCGGCACGTCGCCGAAGGCGACACGATCTTTCTCGACAGCGGCACGACCACCGCCGCGCTCGCGCGTGCATTGCATTCGCGCCGCGACATCCACGTCGTCACGAACAACCTGCTCGTGGTGCAGACGCTCGCCGGCAGCGGCGTGCCGCTCACGCTTTTGGGCGGCGAAGTCCGCGAGCCGAGCATGAGCACCCTGGGACCGCTGGCCCAGCTGATGCTCACGCGCATCAGCGTCGACAAGGCCTTCGTTGGTGCGGACGGCGTCGTACCGGGCCGCGGACTGTGCGAGGCAACCGCCGATCAGGCATGGCTGAAGGAGTGCCTGATGCGGCAAGCGGCGCAGGTCTACGTGCTCGCGACGTCGGACAAGCTCAACCGCAGCAGCCAGCAGCACTGGGCACCGATCGACGGGCCATGGAGGCTCATCACCGACGCCGATGCCGCACATGCCGGGCTGCGCGCGTTCGAGGCGGTGCCCGCCGTGACGATCGAATCCGTCCGCGCACGGAAAGGCGAAGCAGCGTGA